Part of the Antedon mediterranea chromosome 6, ecAntMedi1.1, whole genome shotgun sequence genome, TCACACATGACCCTTTTAGAATGGTTTAGTCGGGCCTTTGTGGTAGGACAATTTACTCAGTATCACAGTCTTTCCTGATTTACCTGATTTGAGCAACTTCGAACAATCTTCCAAAGAATTGGTGCCAAGATCTGTACGTGAAATGTGCAAAAGGTTACATttgaaccatggaggtatgtATTTATATCTCCATGGTTGaactgattttaatttaaacatggTGTTCATGACGAATACTTTCTGTAATCATCTAGTGTGAGcgttttttgtaatattataacaatagcaTGCCTAACAAAGTTAAGCTAGTTTCAATTCCGTTTTTATAAAGTGGTTAAATACACTGAAAGGCTAATTCTTTGGACATTGACTTTTTTCTGATAATAGTGCCTTGCGTCCACGCCAGATTACTCAACcaataatacaattgttatCAAGTCTTCACAATAATGACCTTAAATTAAAGCTAGCaaaattgaatataaatgtTCGCATACATGtagatattttatattataaatgttcGCATTGTAGAATACTGTAGTAGGTGTCAAGTCAGGcaaataaatcatttaaaattttccattttttttcgaATGTTTCCACCAAagttgcattttttttaatgaataactTTCTATATTAGattttgatttaatataaattaatcatAGGTCTTTCATCATTGGTTACTTTAACTCTACGTCGATTCATTGCTTAAagtaaaatatgatttaaagCACTATAAAACGGAtcaaaaccaaataaaatatgCTGTCTCTGAAATTGGAAGTATAACCTTACACTTGTTGATAATACAATCAAAATTTCGAAACTGGCTAATTACATATTTACAAAAATGTGATCCACCGATCAACTGTTTACAATTGGGAAGTTTATTTTTCTCTTTCCCAATTAACTTCAGGAATTTTTTGTGATGGTTCggtgtaatatttttgttttgtatattgtGTAATTTGGAAATAGGCCTCCAAATTGATATAGCGGTCTTACCCTTTCCTCCCATTACAATTTCACAAATCCCGGTTTGACTTTTAAGGCTTGACAACATCTATTCATGGAATATAttgtatttaggcctaatactgaAATATACATAATGCTACTTACCGTACTGTTAAATATCCGTTTACACTTCTCGCAGACTTAGAGGTGATCAGGGTGAAAACGGAAATGCTTTCGGTAGATCAATACGCATGCGTCACAAATGTATTGTGTATGTGAAAGGAACCGTGGCCAAGTTATCAtcataaaattaatgttttcctTTAATGATTCAGTCTGTCATGGCCTACATGATGCCGTCGCTAAGATTGACAAAACACTTGTTATTTGGAAGTGGCTGTTACCACAGGGCAGGGCAGAAAATtagatatattatttatttaatttttgtatcttcattTGATTCTCTATGCTACAGTTAACCCAAACTGAGATACCATAGTCCATATGGTTGTATTATGCTTagatcatggacctataaattagaatAGGTCCATGGTTAGATAAACTTTTATAAAATGGTGACTTAACAaaagcttaataataataatttatttggagattacacttttacaacagtggcactcgatcaaatggaaggtgcatccaagagaaatatacaaaaaaaaaaaaaaaaaacatgatatagaaaataacaattacaataaaaagtcgacgtaggtcaacatgtcaaaacaattcaactacagtaactacaataCCATTGAACTGAcacctaaaaatacaaaattacaagaaataaacatataGAATAGGTAGgaactgtacaatataaaatgaattgggCAACAACAATGTAGACCTAACACTATAATGAGAtagatatcaatcatttagtgagatagatatcaatcatttagtTTGATTGATATGAACATTACTCGCCTAGAACAATACATCTGTGTGCCCAAGCTCTTTTAACATAGTGCTTACAGTAACAATCAAAGATATTTGATATGGAATCGACGTCATACATATAATGATAGTAGTTATCAGTTCCACCTAATACAAGATTTAATTTGGTGTTCAGGTCACCAGAGAtaaaattttcccatacatctAAATGATTGATATCGATTAACATATATTCTAATTTGGTATATTCTTCAATCCTTATGCCATTGAGTTGGTTACATGTGAATAGAAAATGTTGAATGTCTTCTAAACCATTCTTACACATTTTACAGATACCATCATATTCAGGAAGCCACTTACAACTCCTGTGACCTAAAGGAAAGGTGTTAGAACGTAGTTTGAATTTGAGGCTAGAGATCCTAGAAAGTCTGTACAatccaataaatatttttcaaggCACGGATTAGACTTAATAAGAGAGTATGTCTGAAGTGACGATTTTCTTAGCATTTCACTTTTCCAAAATGCAATGTTTGTGTCATGCATTAACTCTTTAAATCTCTTAACCCAATGACTATCAGAGTCATTGCCAAGGTAGGAAGTTTCGAAAATTGAGTCAATGTCCATATTAATAGACGCACACGTCTTAGCAAAACTGGGAATCAGTTTATAGCGTGGTTCTACATTTGTAGTTGAACTTAGACACGTATTAAGCATAAAGTTAGGCCAACGGTGTTTATCCATGTTcattacataattaataaatttggcTCTAGATATATCTTGAATAACTTTAATTGGAACCCACCCTAATCCCCATACAAGGCCTCTTTAGGTGTATTTCTACTAGCTTTTAAGATGTACCGCGCCATTTGTAATTGAAGTGACTCAATTTTATCCATATCTTTCCTGCTTTGGCTAACCCACACTGAACAAGCATAATTTATTGTAGGAAGAGCAATTGTTTTCCATAGAATGTCACCATAGAAAATTCTACTAAAATTATCAAATCGGTCTATAATTGACTTAATATAAGCAATGACTCTATTGCCTTTATTGATGATTTGGTCGATGTGAAAATGATCTGAAATATTTCTTGATATGTAAGTACCAAGATATTTATAGGTTTCAACCTCAGAAATATATTGATCGCCCAATTTCCACATCTTATTGTTTATGCGCTGTCCAACAATAAGGACCTTCGACTTTTcatgattaaaatttaatttccaTGACTTTGCAAATTTAGATGCTAGATTGAGCATCTCACTCAGATCATTTTCATTGTTTGCCATAAGTACAACGTCGTCTGCCCAAAAAAGGCTACCCATGCATACATTATAAATACGAACACCTAGATCATGTTTTTTGAGTAATTTGGTAAACTCGTGCATAAGAATACAAAACAAAGTCGGTGATAAAACACATCCCTGTTTAACTCCTCCATCAATATTAAAGAATTTAGTGTCTATTTTACCAAATCTTACTTTACCTTGCACATCGTGATATAAACTATCGATTAATTTCCATAGCCTACCTCTAATCCCAATATTCCATGCTGCCATTAGCATTCCTTCCCTCCAAACCGTATCGAatgctttttttaaatctaagaAAGCCATGAAGGTTTTTTTCCCTTCAAGCAGACGACAGGAAGCTATGCTTTTGAGGGTAAATATGTGATCCTCACATCGTCGCGAAGGTCTAAACCCTCCCTGTACTTCTGACAACACATTTTTATCTTCCAGAAAGTCAGAAATATTGTTTGAAATGATTCGGTTAAATATTTTCGAGATACATGGAGTAAGGGAAATCCCCCTGTAGTTATTAAGATCCCTGCGGTCCCCCTTTTTATGAACGGGCACAATAATACTTTTATTCCAGTCATTTGGAACTTTTTCTAAAGCAATTATTCTATTAAATAAAGAAAGGattgacatattcaaacattgaccaccattttttaaaatttcattagTGATCGTGTCAATTCCAGGTGATTTATTGTTCTTTGACCTCATTAAAATCTCGAGTTATTGTATACTCTTTAATGAGCGGAAATAATGTCGCTCAGAATGTTTACCAAGTAATTTGCTCATTGTACTTATTATTCAGACATTAACAATGGTCATACATTTTTGGGTGGAGGTGGTTTTAACACTTTTGTTAGTTTACAGAAATCAATGTGCAAAGCAAACTCCACTACTACAGTATCAACAACCAACAAACATACCTCATCTTTTATCATCTATTGACTCTTTCCTTCTTGATTTTTatctttaattctttttttttgtatattttattcaaatttttttgtttatcatatctgttcttttttttttctgtttactCACAGCtttatactttatttgtttataaaattatatatttattttagttaagatcatgggactgctgactcttgtagttacagtaatcgtattactttagcagtccctgaccaattcatctttgtacattgtatattatgttttgttggtcaaataaataaatgaaataaatgaaattattcatcataatacataataaataaaacaatacaaatactaattcatacattatttttgtcagttttaatttttgttgtatcaTCTCTAAAATGTAGTAAGCATACTTATTCAATTATTTGTACATTATATCCAACTTAAATATTACAAAAGTGTTGAGTTTTAATGATATTTGTGTTTATACTAGTAGAACAGCATTGATACAGCCATCATTTTCAGGATTGTTAGTAACTTGAGCATATTTACCTacaaaatacaaagaaaatCTGTGATTACTATCTatagtttcagtttcagtttatttaccatttcaaatactgtaaagatAAACAATAAATGCTGGTATGAATTTCATATTGATATTCAAAACAGTTTAAACAAATCATGACTAATTTAAGAATAGGAATTTTCGATCTTGAAAACGAAAAGCGAAGATGGACAGGAATTGAAAGGGAAAAATGAATctgtaatgttttaaaatgtaacaAGGTTGAAAATGAATATCACTTTGTTTAGTACGTCCATATTACAACGAAATTAGACACTCCTTTTTAAAAccttattattttaatcaaccaacaaataaatagtttattttactaatgaaaaacaaaaataaaaaagtaatcaATAACCTGGTAAGACTAATTATTTTGCtgttactacagtactactgtacttaaattttataatatgtattattttctattatataacacctaaataaattcctgttatttgattggacaattgtgggtcacatggcatgcaatagtatgcactattAAACAATCGTTGGAATATGACCTTTCATCATTCatctcatgccattatttgtaccattacactcattcattatttgtatattattgtactAGGGCCAGTGGCATACATtctgaataaatgaatgaataactaTAAGAGCAAAGCTTGTTTACCGGTCACACATAGTGCAGTACTGAACAACATTAAGACAGGCAATTTCTTTAACATCGGTTGgtagaaaaaacaaacaattaattgGTGATGATGTTCTTTAGATGATTCCTAAATCCATCTTTTTAGGTTAATTGAATTTTTTAGGCACGTTCAGGACCAACAATacaaaaatagttattaaaGCTGTTAGTGATTCATTAGGGTCGTTGCATTTCGTATCATTAATTTTCATATTATCCTGTATGTGGTAATTTTTTATTCGGCCTTGAATTCCATTAAGAATATTACAAGTTTTCTTTAGGctgttttgatttttatttagttcttctgtgtaaaatatttctttgcgTTTCTGAGTATTGAGGTGAGTATATTACAATAACgagtacatttattttatttgcagtGGTTGGCGATCATAtctattttttataaagtttatttttacgatttatagattttaaaattttctaTACAGTATTGAGATTTGAAACGCACCTGGTTGTAtccttgcaatttgattggttaattatgcATTTAGTGCCAACAACAAAATGAGCTTTGAACTATTACCTACTAACACACAGGTCAATtaacaaacttttaaaataaaaattacttacCCCATACTACCTTTCCACCTTGGGTTACTAGACCTAATTCACTCACATTAACctgtaaaaaagaatattattaatttagtgTTCAAATGCACTTGCAATCCacaataaagcttggttcccactagaacgtaacgcaaggacgtaaacacaacgcaagcgttttaaccaatgacaagcgaagttatagacagttagcaatcacaagcgaataagccatcgcttgtgattggtcaattcacttgcgttgcgttacgtccttgcattgcgtcgctagtgggaaccacgctttaataaatagatactgtataatataaaaatgaaatagttAACTATGGTCATTAttgggctcgaatctaaccactAGCCATCAGTGCAAAAGCTTGGTGGTCTAGATGTATAAACGCCAGGCTAGttatctggaggtcgtgggttcgagtcccacccgagaactacttgcaaattttttcgcaagtattctcaaatattattagtatgaagtacaaattatgtcagagtagggcaaaacatctgactaATTACCcaactccctgacgcaaagctactccacagtagtttaatacaattacaacccTATGGTCATTATCTCAATCAAATAtttatcaattataaaatacCTCAACAACTGTTCCTTTGGTAATTACACCGAGTGATGTGTACATTGGTGAAGTTGGGTTTTTCTTGACACCAATAATAGGAAGATGAAATGTTGCTTTAAGCTCTGGGTGGGTCACATGTGCTTTCTTGAAACGTAGTGCCTTAACGATAGAAACAATGATAAACAGTTTAATGGTGCAAAACAGActtttaaaataccaaaaaagtaatgtttaataataatatcgagGCTTTGTAGTCTCATACAGTAGAACTAcccccaacaaagtgtccccttaatagaagtgtcTTTTGTGAGGGCATGTGCCGCAGtatgttggactactgatcgtgagattgaggtttgaatccaactctcgccgcattgcttgtatccttagttaagatacttacgtttgcctctctccaccttggtgtataaatgggtaccggttagaccaagacacaactttgcgctgattactagctgcattatgggagtatgtttccctatgtatttgatccaaaaaaatgactggggtaataatgttcagcgctttataaatccaggatgttattattattattattttaaaaggggATGGgtgtaaaacatatattgccctttGTTTGTTTACAGGAAAATGTCACCTTAATAGTGGTATCCTAAAagaggagttctactgtatttcatCTCATTATAAGGTTTAAATAGTGGTATTGTTTATACCATGAGAAAAATACTGGTATTGAGAAAACTACATGACCACAAACTATTCTACAGTGCTACAACCAAACCTAATTCACAAGTAGTATACTGCTCCTAAATAAACATCTGAAGAAAGTTCTCGTGAAATGATCACTCAAACTGTCAGTCAGGTCAATTATTAATTTTGGTTtgtcaaaatagaattttataaTATCTTACCATTGGTCTGATAAATCTTTCAAATTTTGGAGGTTTCCTTGTAAATCCTTCTCCAACATACGTAACCTTTGTGACCATTCTTTTCCATGCTTTTTCTGGAGATCAGATTTATAGAAGTGTTCAAAAAGgttttttaatgtaaacaaatattacatGCAAGTTGAAAAAGAATTATAACTGTGTACTTTCCCTAAAATATGGCTTTACCTtgtacaatttatatattttctttatactTATATTAATAACTTTTTTGCTATACATATTACAAGGGTGGGTGGGTTATGtctttatttatgtaaattgtgaatatatatgtatatttataaatatttatgtttcttcaatattattatgtgtatgttattgttagtgTTTTTATTGTAAAGGTAGTACAAGGTTTTTTTCAGGCTCTGCCTTAGTTGTACGTCCTCCatcttaatttgtattttatgtttatgaTGGAGATAAAGATTGATTGAACTGAGGATGTCTGAACATCAGCCTTAGCATTTCAAAGTTGAAAAAACTCAGAAATAAGCCCTTTGGCACCTCACAAATACAGTCAATTTACACGTCTGAAAACGCCAGCAATAAGGCCTCTTTACACCTCTGTAAACCCCAGAAATAAGGCCTCTTTACACCTCGGTAAACCCCAGAAATACACCTCCGTAAACAATTGTACTTACTACTTCTTTTCCCAGTTCTGATAActttaaaaacttcattttctcCAACTCCTCTGACTTTTGGAATTGGTACATCCCATTTACCAgctttttctttccttttttgttTGATCATATTCGATAAAACCTTGGCCCTTGTTTGTCCTTCTCGGTCCAATAAATAAGCTGGAACAGCGCCCTCTGGTACCTCAtcatttgttttcttctttGTTTTGCGTTCTTCGTGCATTTTAATtctgaaaatataatgttatgtcagaaaatgtaaatttaataatcaaAAGCACTTTTTAAACAAGTAAGTATCaacaatattgtttattaattacagtataaaaatgaCAAAGTCTAAAGCAATGCTAGTGTATAAATAAATCCATAAATCTAAATTATCCATTGTTAATTCAAGCTAAGTAAAAACTCAAATTTATTACCAAGGCCCCTGGAACTATATTCggtcatatacagtaatattattgtaataaaattttgtatacagtagttttggggttttttaagaatacattatttcaatatgaaaaaaactatttttatggAATATGTAAATATTTCACTCTCATCCTCAACTTACGTTTtcttcatttgtattttttctgAGTGTCTCTTCTTATTGTACATCTTTGctctacaaaaaaacaaaaaatggatTGATAAGAATTGAAATTATTAAGGAGGGGAAAatacttatactgtataaaataaatacaaagtatGGGCAGCCAAAATGagcaaaatataaatgttgcaTAAACATACATATTCAATTTATACAGACATTATTGTTGTCAGAAAGACTTTAACATGAAAAATGATACCAACTGCACATCAAGTCATTATATTAGCAAAGTATCATTAAAAACCAGACTTACTTTATACCAGTTAGCATTTTGGCTTTGTGCGCTCTCTCATGCGGTTCACGGGCTTCTTTTTTCCtcctttttaataaaaaaattcacaaaatatGCAATTGTTagttaaacaataataatattattaacatcTTTAAACACTTTATGAGAACACAGACATCATCATGTAGCTGCATAAAAATGCTAAAATTCACCAGAAGATTTATTTTGatgcaaattattaaagttttatctaaatcgtcaatgttatttataatttatttattgttaaactCTTTCTTAACTCTTGACCGTAATACTTAATAGAATAAATTTGGTAAATTTACTTACTTTTTTTCATGGTAGTCCAGGCGATAACCATGCCTCTTCCGGTGAAGTTCTATGTGTTCGTTTTGCGgctattaaatttaaaaaaaatttaatttttagacGGAAAGTCAACTGTgtttatagaaaataataaattagatGCAGtcatatcaatattattaataaaaacatagatTTTGTAGGAATTAATATTTACCAGAATTATGTAATATGTTAATCTAGTACCAGTAGTTAAAAAGCAAAAAATCAttgaaaaaataagtaaaatgatactatttcaacattttctaagctaggcctatgGTCCTCCTCCTAGCTAGACGCTGCCCCATCGTGATGTGGTGGTATACAATAAGTACGGTACGGTACGACGGgatagcctactaggcctagcctactacataTTTTATTGTACAACATTGTTGGATATCAAAAGGGCATCCGATATTTAAGACTTAAAacataaagtaaattaattcctaaattatttgaattattCATACCATTTTGAAATGATTCACAAATTACAAAACTTGACAAAATAATTAGTGTTTACTCAACGCGATGCAATTTTCGCAACGCATGAGATTTTAAAGGCCGACCACTGGTTTGCGATAAAACTGAAACCAGATCCTGAAACCATACGATATATCGTGCCATACCGTATTTTTCCCATATTTTTGGTATACGCCGTTGTCGTCGTCGTCGGTGGTCGATCGTCGTGTACTCTTCCGACGACCATCAAGCTAAAATCCTGTCGCGAGAGAATACAggcttggcctaggcctagtataataATGTAGGCCCTAGCTCTTTCAATTTCGAGTTtctaaatacaaataatacattgtttagCGAGATTTTGTGTTTCCATGGCTTTAGCTTATTATTGCAATAATACTAttgttaggctaggcctagtctagtttTGTTAGTAAAGTAGGCctctagggctaggcctactactctcgCTAGGGATGCCCTCGCTAGTAGGCCTCTAGACTATAGGAGAGGCTCTAGCCTAGGCATAGAGAGGCCTATGCTTaaaggcctagagtagtagctacctagccctagctaggctagtattAGTACTACAGAGTAGTaaccctactaggcctagactgcaTTTGTTTGAACCATTTAAAGACAAATACTTATTAATCCAATCaggcctatagtattattatttaatcatattttttaccTGACATTATTGTTTgctgtaaattaaatttaaatgtttttctttttaacagGAATTAAAAAGCTTAATTAACAAGTTACAGGTTGGATTAAATTGTGATAATGGCGCACACTTCCAAAGACCAGCAGATAGCATTACCAGAAAGACCAAAGCCACCATCCACAGAGGAAATGCTGGAGGATCTGCAAACAGCAGATGACAGAGACGTTGCCTTCACAGTACTTCAGAATCTTGTTAATGATATGGATGATGATGTTAGAGGAAAAGGTACTGTAC contains:
- the LOC140050921 gene encoding ribosome biogenesis protein NSA2 homolog, with amino-acid sequence MPQNEHIELHRKRHGYRLDYHEKKRKKEAREPHERAHKAKMLTGIKAKMYNKKRHSEKIQMKKTIKMHEERKTKKKTNDEVPEGAVPAYLLDREGQTRAKVLSNMIKQKRKEKAGKWDVPIPKVRGVGENEVFKVIRTGKRSKKAWKRMVTKVTYVGEGFTRKPPKFERFIRPMALRFKKAHVTHPELKATFHLPIIGVKKNPTSPMYTSLGVITKGTVVEVNVSELGLVTQGGKVVWGKYAQVTNNPENDGCINAVLLV